Below is a window of Lytechinus variegatus isolate NC3 chromosome 4, Lvar_3.0, whole genome shotgun sequence DNA.
gaatttaaaaataaaagatgagaTGTTAATTTCAATGTTActgattttttatgaaaaagcGGTTAGAATGAAAAACATTCACGGTCACCTGCCTGCATGGTCAAAATTCTGTAGAAATGGAGACTGGTTAGAAAACATTGCATTTTGCAAAATTCCACTTCTGACTTTTCCCTATATTCAGGGTAACTGCACAATCCATGATTACATGATCACAGTAGATGGCACATCATTGTAAAGAAGGATAATTAAACTTttcaatgataccagtttcatcttttatacatcagtaaaaaaatatatatatccctCAAtattgagttgcagaactttttgaggggtttataaagTTGTAAAGAAGTGTAGTATATTCATGGCACATGACGATCACAGTATTTCCATATTAActtttttcataatgaattttgatattgGTGAAGAAGATTTCATCTCCTGTGGGGCATTATCTTGATAGAGGCACCACTGACCAGTATCGGCTCTCctgcaaaacaaaatgaaagagagagagttcAGGACAGACTGTCTTACAGCTGAGGCCGGCAACAGTAAACATCTTAGGAAAGGGGTAGGTTTTTTAAAATGGTATAATATATTGAGCAATGAGAAATTCTTATAAATTCATTAGGATTTTGCCGCACTGCTTAACATTTAATCGAAAAATCAACACATTTTTGCTTACCGATTGATAATCTGAGGAAGGTATAATTTGAAACCTTCAAGTCCAAGTCCACAGCATCCTCTAATCGCTCTGTAAGCTCTACGATCATTGCTGTTGAGTTACCAGAGATATCTAGGGAGTTACCAAGATAGTTGATACCAGTAAAGCTTAGTTTAAGACAGTCTTGGGGTAGAGTAATCTTCATTGTTATGCCGTCCTGACGCAGACGAAGTCCACCATATCCCATAAGAACTGCCTGCAGGAACCCTCCCATTCCTGTTATGAAGTTAACAGCCCCGGTACCCTGGGCGGTCTCCGTCCAAATCTGTATGGTGTAAGGTATTAAAGGGCAAGTCAAACCGAGGTTTATTAGAATCAAtagagtgtaaaataagaaagttaagatattttaaagtttcacttatttttcacaaaacagttatttgccaactcagtgatatgcaaatgagagagtcgatgatgtccatcacttaCTGACTgacattcactcactatttcttttgtttttttattgtttgaattatacaatatatcaatTTCCACAGATTTGATAATAAGGACCCTCTTggttgaaccacaaaatgttcaaacaaTGGTCATTCCATATGTTAAAGAAGGAataaaataagggaaactttaaaatatcataactttcttattttacatccgatttcgatgaaattttcagtgttatgcttgttggatttttccctttttattcaaatcaagttttttgttgggggtagacttgtcctttaaattgtCTCTATAGTGTGATTTCATTGACCGTAGGGATCATACAGACCTCTATGGGTGTCCTTCCATTGCAGAGACAGAATCAACAATTTCAAAAACATCGTTGAACGCCGATCGCCATAGTTCGGGGAGTTCTGTTTAGGCTTCATattttcagaggcgaaatcacAATCTGCAGCTGGTTCCGTATCGTAATTTTCGTTGTGCAGGAAAGCGAGTTTAAATTGGATGCGTCCTATTTCGAAACCCCCTTTTTCCCGAATGTTGTTATACAGTTGACTATTATTTTAACTTCGAACAATTTCCGATCTGTAATTGCATGGAGCTATTTGACATAGCCATAGAATTTCTACAGTGGTGAGGATAATAgtaagacaaaataaagaatattaaattatacataagaaaataatcaGACATCAACTTGTTAATGCTACTGCATGGCTTCTGGCTCAGCGATGTCTCCTCATCATAAATGTAACTAATGCTCCGTTTTAATCCCTCAACGTTTATCGAGATAGTGATTCAAACATGTATTGGTCATTATCAAAACCAGGGAGATATAGTCCGTGGAGGTAACTCTATGTAATGAAACCATGCACTTGCGTAAATCCGGTCCgcggagtggggggggggtgaagcaATATGTTTACATGGAAATTAACAATTTTGGGTACATCCCAACACCTAAGGCTATCAGTATGCGGGGGTATATATATAACCATGTACATAATATTTTCAGTTAAAGTCTCtaaggatttttttcaatggcTATAATAATGAATATGTTGTGTTATAAATTACTGAACTACAGTTAATATCCAAATGCGGGCGAGCAAAGCgatcaagaaaattttcattagtTGGAAGACATGATGACCAAAATCGTCTTTCATGAGGTGTGTTTGCAGATAAcaatcttcatcaccaccaccatcatcatcatcattatcatcatcatcaccatctacACCTTAATAATAATTTCTCATGAATACCTTGAAAGGTTCTCTTATATTCAAGAAGCTTTCAGAGAAAAGATCTTCTGCCCTCTGCTTGTCTCCAAGTTCGAGCCACCCCACAGCAAACATCCCCCATGTCATGGCAGGTCCTGTGTGCTCTGTGTATGTCTCATAATACCTAAGATCATTGACCCGCGTGGATTGATCCATTTCATACATAATGGGGTAACCCAGAAGAATCACATCAGCTTGCTTGACTATAGTACctgcaaaattattaaaagtaaGAACGAGGTCTGAAATCTGATgttaacttcttttttttatcgcGTTGAGctttctttctatttgttcTCTTACTGTTTTTGTACAAGCTAGAGGTGTCCGTTTAGCTTTGACCCGTCCTAGGCATGAAAATGGACTACATATAGATCTTTATAGACTATGATTATTGTTATAACCTACAATGTAACATAAATAACTCACTATATTATCTATGAAAGTCCTCCTGTTAAAGATTCAATCCAAAATTCAATATATACCTCTTTCATATCCTTCAAACTCTGGATGATAATCATTCTCCTGGTCATACATGATATGCATATTGTCAGCAATCTTAGACCAGGTATCTGGTAGCTTCTGGTCAAGGAGAGATGCTGCATAGTACGGGAGACGCAGGGCTATCTGGGCCACGGCATTGGTATAGACAGAGTTATCAACAGGTGCATGATCTTCATCAGGGGGCATCACATCTTTATAAATAAACACAGGGGAATGCTTGTTGTGTCAAAGAAAACAATTATTGTGAGATTTAAGAAGGTCTACAGCAATCTACCTTGATACCTTCGCATCATCCAGTCTGAGGATTCCAAAATCTTACAATATATATAACCCTGTGCAATGCAATCaaaattttccccaaaattgctagaaattaatttattaagtTAATCTTTAAATCAGCTAGCATATGCCTATGTCACCGAAAATATGTCAAATTTTTAATTATAGGGATTTCTTTAAAAGTACAATAGTACATCTGGTTCCACTtggatattattttatttttatttatttcagtttaaaaaaacattgcacATAGCAGTATACAgctaaattatatacaattacAAAGATAATTGATACATACAATACACAAACAtagttgataaaaatataaggTATTGAAATAAGACAAATAATTAAACTCCGATCTATAATCAATGAATCTTGTGATGTTGTGaataatacctcggtcacatttgttctacggcggtcgtacggcgagtggaaaacagccattttaacatttttttgtgcaaGTTAAATATAGTTGGTtcgaataaaaatgaaaaaaaccccggctgttttcgactcgccgaacggccgccgtagaacaaatgtgaccgaggtattaggCAAGCACCTTGCTTTGAATTTATAACTGAGTGAATAGAGTACATTTTATTCTTCTATCACACTGCAGCCATTATAatgatggaaaatgaaaaatgagctTATTGCTTATATTCCTCACTCCAGGTTAGATTGTAATATTGTCAGAGCAAACAAGTTGTTAATAATCTTAACCAAAGGCAGAACAACGTCTTTCATCCAGAAATCCCAACGCAATCATTTATTACTCATCTACGTATTATACTGAAGACAAAACAATGGGCAGATTAAGCACAAAgcgattgtaaaaaaaaacttcatgtCTTTTGATGCCACACATACTTTTAGTAAGGGCCTTTAACTTATCAGTGCAGAACATCAAACAAGAATGCTATTAAAAttctataataatgataataatgatagtggcatatatacccagggtagccacttcagttccgaaaactgttctctcagcgggccctgctattattattacccctttagcacggctaccttgatcgggcgctcgagcatttcgaggaatttcttcctaccgggtatccattcacctcacctgagtCGAGagcggcacaatgtggataaatttctttccgaaggaaattacgccatggctgggattcgaacccacgacccactgtttcaaagtccggagactaatccactgggccacaacgctccacattctTAATATATTCACCCACTTTTCTGCACATTGTATCTTGCATTTATGCAGAAAATGTGGTTTGAGTGGTCAGAAAATGTGATGTAAAAGTAATACCTAATATTGTATATGCCTCTTTGTAGTCATCATAGGTGACTCTACCTGCCCAATAGTTGGCTAATTCTTGGACTAACTCATATCCCTTGTCATTAGTCAAGAAATTAGTATCATTGGTTGCATAAAGATACTGCTGCACAGCAAATGAAATGTCACCATTAAGATGTATCTCATACTCAGCTGGTTTCGGGGCGGGGCACACATCAAATcctgcaaaatgaaaaaaaaagttatatctTTAGATTTctcaggtggggggggggatacataACAATCTGCTAATAACTGGGTAGGATTCATATAGAACTATGGTAACTTTAATTTCCATTATTGTAACAATGGATACTTTGTTTTGAATTGGATGCTGATCCACATGTTATATAAAGATTGGCAATGTAATTGCACCAGCGCACACTATGTGATGTTTTTACTAAATTGCATTATGCATTTAATGTTAAGgttgaaaaaagtaaaaatcattttatttgaagtttggCATTGTGTTAAGAATagtaaaatcataattttgctttaaagTTGCAGCTGATGATAACGTCATTGCGATTTaaacttggatttttttattcctaCAAGGAGACAAAACTTTTTAGGAGTCCTTACCATTATTCTAAAATTCTAAGATTTTATCGACTGGATCTCAAAGGTTATTACAATTTCTATGAAATTAAGATTGCAACGAATTGCATAATGTGCGCCGGGCTACAGTCTTTATTCATAAGGCTCCATGCAGACATCAACTTCCATTGTTCTTATGATGAGGTGTATTTTGGATGCCCTGTAGCAGTTTCAGATTCATAAAAATGCTTGTTGAATTGCAATATTATGAAGCCCATGAAtggtttcttatttttcaaagggaaagtccaccccagaaaaagtGGATTTGGATTAAAAGAGaataatcaaacaagcataatgctgaaaatttcatcaaatcggataaaaaaataagaaagttatgacattttcaaaatttcgcttatttttcacaagagAGTTTATTTGCACATTTCAATGATATTCAAATGAGAGTCgacgatgtccctcacta
It encodes the following:
- the LOC121413064 gene encoding protein-glucosylgalactosylhydroxylysine glucosidase-like; translated protein: MALSPSSSGLPSYGSGCGKEGAEGAKNLWARTGSLKDVTICTYNVRSLLGEDRLYELEKELGNVIWDIVGLCEVRRRGEHLQQLKSGYLLYTRGKEESSIGGVGFLIHKTIASNVISYKSTSDRVSQIILKISKKQTMKIIQVYLPTSSHADEEVDMVYEEIAKLLDEDKANFTIVMGDFNAKVGKVHVDAPIIALDADEDITPVGVDEVAKALQEMKRGKAPGSDEVLVDVLKDGGDVILEQLAKLFTLCLGSCILGPRNLDVSTNADTYPELAQAMIKSRTMHLQAAKEYAVQTGEKGARFPWEMAYYRYNFFFHFAGFDVCPAPKPAEYEIHLNGDISFAVQQYLYATNDTNFLTNDKGYELVQELANYWAGRVTYDDYKEAYTILDVMPPDEDHAPVDNSVYTNAVAQIALRLPYYAASLLDQKLPDTWSKIADNMHIMYDQENDYHPEFEGYERGTIVKQADVILLGYPIMYEMDQSTRVNDLRYYETYTEHTGPAMTWGMFAVGWLELGDKQRAEDLFSESFLNIREPFKIWTETAQGTGAVNFITGMGGFLQAVLMGYGGLRLRQDGITMKITLPQDCLKLSFTGINYLGNSLDISGNSTAMIVELTERLEDAVDLDLKVSNYTFLRLSIGEPILVSGASIKIMPHRR